A stretch of DNA from Pyxicephalus adspersus chromosome 5, UCB_Pads_2.0, whole genome shotgun sequence:
AACCCAGCACtgcttcaggagccataatcatccgttcaccataaaggtgGCGACCCCACCGaggaggatcccccctgccaaattccaccatgttagcactgcaggtcgtgccggcgccgctgctcctaatcgcaggcacgggcgccgggccctatctttcaggtaaccccactacctgtgttccatgcctgtgtttccttcatgctgagacttgctctggtgtttgagctggcgtgggtgtgtctctcctaatctatgaggtaacacatacattccctctgttttctacagcctatggctggtttcctgcaggtatttaaaggcacctcctactacaggaagttgcctgagcaatctctggtttaccttGTGTAaatctcagtgctaaggtgttttctctgctttgctttgctgtgtaccggaccttgcttacgtttttggactttgcctgtttgctgcctgaccctgacctcggattacgtttttggactttgcctgattggcgcctgaccctgaccttggatctttgtttctggacttcttggccacgcaagcccctcggtgcttgcaccgggtttcctgactcctctggtcagctgccactggcctggggattgctctggagtggcacctggcagctaccccgcagcccaagcctatcctcaccatcagaggctctagtgaagacctggtagcggcttagtcacgcccctctggagtatacccagtcagtggcacagtgggttcacacccgcttgcataacacaccactttaccaatgcactagatccttgccttccaagaccccaaccgctaaactttcaaattataaatataactataaaagtggtgggtgggtgggaaactttttctttcaaaagagggcctctcacttccatccagccccttttaacttatcctattcctaatcccctcctaccccatgctccacactagcacagccccctctagccttactacattttattaccccttaacacccctgagctaggcctcccaccccccgtcatgtaggccctgtgcctaaattcttacgGCTATGGGCCTCTCTTCACTGTGTCCTGTAATAAGGTGGAACATTTGTGTATaccagtaaaaacaaataaaaagggaCTTTTAAAGaggcatgttttttttgcctcattatcaaattatttttgacaaaacAGACATTGCATGGTATCTCCTATTAAGGACAACAATATTACAAATTTAGTAAAGAAAATAAGTTTTGCTATAGCTCTTTTTTGGATACCCAAGCTTAGAATTGCAATTTGGCAAAGACATCTAAAGGCTCCAGTAAGGTTTCTGGGTTTGTTTAAGAAAATGTAGGATACCCTTGCTAGGATACTAAGTCACTAAACTTGTAGTACCATAAATGTGGACTTGTTTGACTTATCAAGGTTTTATTTCCAATTTAGCAGTGGCCAGACTGtctagctataaaaaaaattgaacaactAACCCTCCCTTCTTTCTCAACTTTATTGTTACTGAAACAAGAAGTATTTAGGATGGGAAAGATGGGAAGATATATTTTGTGACAGTTAAAATATTGGATTGTCCCAAAACTTTCCTGGTAAAAAATGTGGTGACATGTCGATGAACATCTTGAGGAGCTTGTAAACCCCTTCCCTGCTTGTTCCAGCTGTATAGCAGCAGGTATAGTAATATATAGGTTTACCTGTTAGGGAGTCAGACTTCATATCACACTCTACATAAAAGTGTTTCTCTCCTTGATCCACTCCGTCTGGGTCTATTATATATACTCCAGATTCCTTCACACCAACATTCTTCAAAGCAGCGCAAGACTCATacactacaataaaataaataattacatggaCAAAATTTAATTATAATCCATGTCAAATGTAAATGAGATTTGATGCTTTTAATACccttcttttatattcttttaatttaaaatacgATATTATGAAACATATATGAAATGCACACAATTATGACAATTACCAGTATGCACATACTCCTAAAATTACCCTGTTCATAAACTGGCACACATTTGCTAGTTACAAATTTAACACATTCAGCTAGCTATACCATTATTTTACATCACTGCAAGCGaatacacatagaaaaaaaataatgggcaCAGTGAACTAAGGGATTAAAACACAACTTTAACATTAAGTAGGTAGTAAAAAGAACACATATCATAACCTATGTATTGACCTTATGATTTTACCTTGGCATATAACACCTGCCTTCTCTGTTGTATCACATACACCAGAATTTTCCAGATTGCAGTTTTCCAGGACTGCCTCATTACCACTGCAGTTAACATAGGAAATCGCCCATGAAACTGTGTCTTCTCCAATAATCCTggcaaatgataaataataagtAAGGTCAGTTTATAATAGAGAGAAAGGTACTTTGCTTAACTGCTTCAGTTCCTGccaaagcaaaaatattattatgtctaCAAACAAATCCTTGTAAAACTACAACCCATATTCATCCTTATAGTGTCAACCAGGTAAGTTTGGTTtgattttatgcaattttttaatgttgttatCTAATTAGGGCCAAATTTATATCTTGTAGTGCGATTGAGGTTGGTgtgtgcaatacaaaaaaatagttactaataaaataaaggtgttaaaaaaagaatttgctactacaaaacaaacaagtaaaagcagaaatgtaaatggtaaaGGGCAATTGTTAAgggcaaaacattttcttttcatctcTCTGGTCCTCAACCTGCAGCACTAGGAGCCCTTGCAATTAGTAATTTGTTTATTCCTTACCTAGGTGCTTACTTAGGCTAGTAAAGCAAAAGTTGTAGTAGTTGGCAGGGTTTAGTTCTATCgtgctattttactttttttctggactgtcctttttttctttttcttttttatcctttcataaatcttttttttggacGGAGGGTTGTAAAGAGTAGAAATATAGAAGCATAGGTTTGTAAAAGGGCTATAGTAGAAGTGATCTCATGCAGTGTACAcgtatatgtttttaatgtacatatttatcttttatactaATAAACAGAAGCCTTTTATGGTTTTGCTAAATTATGCATATATCCCACAGTTTTAAATCCTGCTCTGTATGGTTTTGCGCTAGCAGTTTAACAACTTAAGCAGGGGAGCagcaggtgtttttttaaagtctCCGGTGCATTCAGGAGCTATGCAGGTTACTAAGGAGTTGTCCAGAAAAAGGATTACTTAGGTCACAGACTTTATGTAATATTACCATCTTCTGTGGAAAGCCTATTTAGCAATATTTTTACAACATTATTAAAGAAGCCTTGTTGTAGAATGTATTGCTAATAAATAGCCTTGGCATCTATGCTTAATTCTGATTCTGAATCTAATATTGATTGATCATTAACTTTTTTCTATAGCACAAATGATAAAATCTTATACTCAAGTTACTTGCAcgtttacaaaataatttttttttttaatattgtaattctTGTTGCATTTCATTTGCTTCATAACTTCCCCAAGTATGAAAACAAAATCCCAATAAGCAATTTGTAAAGGGGTTTGAACATATCAGTTATGTCAGATTACAGCTTGTCTAGCAATGGtgttttttatcaaaaataaaaatacaattcacaAAAAGCAAGTTATTTGGTATACCCATATTtccaatatgtaataaattttATAGATATACCCCATTGCTGTTGAAGTTGTaatggttttgtttatttaaatctaCACCAACACAGATAATGCAACTCATAACTGGACAAATTGATAAATTTTAAATACACTGGTCTAATCCAGGccaaaataatttataatcagatttattaatttatgcCCTTTACACTGAGGAATTAAAGCCTGTTGTCTCTGGAGGGTATCTGAGGTAGGCTGCAAAATCACTACTCAGAATGTCTGACATCTGTAAAAAGTATGCAGGGAACTGGACACTGGCATGACAGGTAAAACTCTGAAGGAGTTCCTTATTTTTGTACAGTGCACAGCCTATTTACAGTCTCTCCAACTGTTAGCTGATAACTGACACAGCTGTAATGGACGGGTGTCTTGGACTGGAATGATAGTTAGGAAATGTGATTTCAAAGCAGGTGTGGGTTACCTAAGGTTGGGTATGATTGACATTAATGTCACATAATTCAAACAtggcaaaaataataaagtttaaaaatacctGGTAGCTATTGCAGGGCCATAGAAGCCAAGCTGGCGGCACACTACTTGGGCATCCTTGTTACTCCAATGCTTGGGACATATGTTTCCACGAAATCCCTGGTAGTCAACTTCAACTATACCTTCCATAGAATTTTTACCTCCAACCAGGtaaataccttttaaaatgtttaagacAAAACACATTGATATCGAGTATtgatcaacattttaaaaagaagaaatctttttttaaaaatatatgcagtCTACCCAGTATAAACAATAGTTTCGGTAGAGAATTACCTAACAGAGTTTTTTAGATTAATAGGATATATTTTACCTTGAACATAATATAAACTCAGTACATAGCTGTTGCCATATTCAATTCTTAGGTAACAAAATGTTAGGATCTGGATCCAAACCCAAGGTAGCTTTTTTGTCTTGCGGTAGCTCTTCCTGCTACCTGAAGTGAGAGATAGCTTAAAGCCTGATCTCATGATGAACCTTTCATGATACCCAGTGTTGATATAAACTTTGAACTTCCTTCTCCTACCCttgacttcctatttaagccatgcCTTGCACTAACTGTTTGCCAGATGTTTGTGCTCCTGCCAGTATCTCTCCTTTGCTATTGCTGCTGTTGCATCTCATCCACTCCTACCAATACTTATGTACTGACTTTTGGCTGCCGAATTACCAATGACTCTTCATTGCTCTCTGCCTCCAACCTAATATACCTGGATACCAACTTAGGTTTGATCCCTGACTACAACTCTGTTTCACTCCTGCTGCGTTATTACTACCAGTGCACTGAATCCAGTTTATCAATGTGGACTTGCCTGTTGCTGCAGCTATGGGACTCCAAGCTTGTTCCCAGATTGTGAAGGGGTCTGGGGGCAGAGGCTTCTGACATTTACCTGGATCTCTGTTACAAGATTATGTTTGGGCTAGACATGGGTGCACTCATTAGACTATTGCTTCGTTTAGGATTGCTATATATCAAACTTGATTTGTCCTATATACAattattatgatattatatatatataacctttaaaACACCAGGTAATATAGTTATCAAAGTACAGCCAATTTACTCATGAGGCAGCAAAATTATGGACTATAATTGGAATAATGGACAGCATTATGGACTAATGGCTTGATGTAAAAAAGATATTAGTAAACCAcagtaaacaataacaaataatccTTAATTCAGATTGAGGTAAACCTATGAAGATGATATCTGAAGATGACATGACTTACTGTAGGTAATATATACTTTCAGACTTTAGAAAACAGTTTAATTTAAGAtcacatataattttatatttatttgctttccaCGTTAGGTTTTATTGGACAATGACTTCAACATTACCAGTGGTGGATTGGATGGTGCTGAATCTTAATAAAAACCCATCCAGTTCTACAGAAGAATCAGACCTCATTGTCACTGTCACCACATTGGAGACTGATCGCACTTGAGGGGGATGTTGGGAGCCACAAAACCTGGTTAAATAGGAaaacaattattgttattatgtatttataatacacaataatgGACTCAGAACATCCAGTACTTGTTTGCTGCACTTTTCCAATGGAAACAGCATTATGCCGTATATTTGCTGTTTAGTTGTTTAGGCCAGCTTGATTCCTGTTTATCAGATGGCTTTTAAAATCCCTAGAAACGTGCCCTAGACCTTCCAGTCTTCATGTTTAGACATTTTTGCATTCACCTTTATTCCAGGTTTAGGTAATCTCTCAGATTCTCCTATGAGAGTCTattttctcaagtcttggagagctttaaaagatCAGGTCAAAGGTATACTAATCTCATTGGCTGCCTCAGGTATCACATAATTGAAAAGTATGATTCGTAAGAATTAGACAAAGGTGGCCAAAATGTATATTGTCTTAAAAACCATATGACTccattgcagatttaaaaagctGCAGCACTAAGAAAACTAGTAAGTTATTACTTTCCTAACCATTCCTTTATTCACTAGGTACAATAACtattttacagaaattatttatGAGCTTTACTAATAAATTTATGCTGTTGACCAATTTATTAGATTCCATAAAACATAAGTTTTATCAATcttaatataataaaagaaaataatgaatattacaataataataaagtaaattattatataataataaaataataatggcaaAGCAAAATAATGATTACATAAATACTAATATGTTACCTGCCCAGCACATGGTTATCACTCTCCTTTCCATCGTACACAAGTACATAATCATATTCACATTTCCTATGGGCTTCAATAACAAGTGACAAAAACTCCAGAATAATATTATGGCCAAGTGGAGCTTCTATGACCCATGTACAATTCATATCTTTTTCATAGGACTGTGGAAATCCTGGACTGTGGAACTGCCCAGATATTCCTCTCAATAGGCCCCCacacacacctgaaacaaaatATGTTGATTTAACAAacgacaaaaaatgtttttcttttggtcAAAAGTATTGATCATaggattaaataaataataaaattagtagataagaaaaaaagagagtgCGAAGACCAGAAGAATGTTGGTACGTTGACTGTTACTGTACTGTACAGAGTAGTCAGTAAATTTctccttacattggaggtcagtagAGAGGGGCTCTTTTACATTTCTGGTTAGTGTAATGTCCCTTTACGTTCATAGGGGTGAGGTTCccctttacattagtggtcagtttaCTGCTCCCTTACATTAGCAATCAGGTAAAAGCTCTCATTGATGATCAAGTTTGAAATGCCTACATACCATTGGTGATTAGTTCtcccttactttggtggtcagaGGATACGTTCTactttacactggtggtcagtgtagtATCCCCTTACATCAGTTGTTCGTGGTGAAGTACCCCCTTACATCAGTGGTCAATGTCCTTACATTAATAGTCAGGAAAATACCCTTTTTATTGATGGTCAACAGTAAAGTGCCTAAATCACTGGTAACCAGTATAGTACCCACTTATGCTGGCTGTCAGTGATGAAGTGCTCTCAAACACTGGTGGGCAGCTTAGTGCCCCCTAACAATACGTGAAAGTGCTGAAGTGCCTTCTTACAGCAAAGGTCATTGTAGTGCACCTTACATTTAGGTGGGTAATGAAAtgtctccttacattggtggtcagtgtagtgcTCCCTTACTTTGATAGTCAGTGGGGAAGTGCCCCCTAACATTATTGGTAAGTATATGGTATACAGAATATCAGGGGAGGTGTATAAATGTATTGTACAGCCAAAACACCACCGGCCAGTATATTTAATAGAAAACTAAGATCAAAAACATGGGGCTCCTCAGACTGGGTAAAGAACGTTTTGGAACTAACTGCAGTAACCATTATTTTACCAAAAGATTGGTTCATAAGCATTGGTCTATACTtaggtaaaaaggtaaaatcacctaaaattaaaaacaaaatggcagaCTTTATTATTCCCATTGTCTATAAATCTCCATCATATCCAATTAGTAACATAGTTAGAGAATATCTGACACAGGGAATTGATCATATTAATGTTTTTGCCTTTGgtagaggattttttttctctttgaccaAAATATGCAACCATTACAAAATTCCATAATTATTACATAGTTCTTAAATGTCTATTTCTAACTATGAAGACCATCCTGGAGAATAAGGCCTAATAGTCTATCTAAtacacatattttggtaaatatatttttactccCCATTCAAAATCTTACTGTATACTGCCATGTTAAGAATACTGACACCTACTATTAATGGTATTAAGTATTTCTTGATCATTAGATggaaatgatgaaataaatgaaaaatacttttgctCACCTATGTGTCTGTCTGTCACAGTCATCTTAGATTCTGGGTTACTGGTTCCTTTCATTTGTGAAGAAGGATTGAAAATTAAACCTGTTGTTGTATATGTCTGTATTGTTGAAGATATTAAAGTATCAGATGTCGTCCCAGGACTTTGGTTATATGTTATTGTTGATGGTTCAGTGGCTAAAAGTTGTACATCTTCTGTGGATACCTGAGCTGCAACTCCTTCGTTTGTGGTTGTGTTAATTAGATTTGATGTTAAATGCCTGCTGGAAgaatcatttcttttattttcactcaGGTGAACTGGATTTTCACTGGGTTGAATAGTAAATGCCTCATTTTGCTTGTACGCCGTTTCTACTTGGTTCGCGTTATCTGCTGTCTGATAAAGATTAGTTGGAATTTCAATATTCATGTATGACTTCTTAGTGCTTGATACGCCAATCAAGTCAGTGTTTTGTTTAACATTCCTTGCTGGTTGAATTGAACTGGTGAGAAAATTGTGAAAGTTTTTGTCAACTGTTTTACTATTTCCTTGTTTACCTAGGGACAGGGGTGTCAAAGGCGTACTTTGTGAATTTGCTGTTATGAGGAAATCCTGTTCATAGACTGTCTCAGAAAACATATTGGATTGCATATTTGGAGTATTTGGAGAATTCTGCAAACCATTCTCTGCTGTTGTGTGTTCCTGAGATGTAAATTCAACAGATACGTTTGTCATATCTAGGTCAGTTTTAGTTGTGAGGTTACTGGTTAAACTGGTTTTTGGTACATTTGTTATGTTTGCTTGAATTTCTATTTGTGACATAACTGTTGGTTCCGAAACAATGGTGCTTGCTGACTCAAATACCTTACTAATAAATTCAGGCCTGTAGGCAGATGTAGGTAGGGATTGTGAAGGCAGAGCATCAATTTGTTTGGTTCCAAAGGTCTGAGAGACTTGTACGTTTTCATTTATTCCTGTACTCACACTGTCATGCAAATTAGGAAACAATTCTAAAGGTTTTGCTCTTATTATGTTAGTAGTGGCCTTGGGTCTTAGAGTGCTTACTGTGTATGATCTGTTCGTAGAAATTATTTTTGATGCATTATGTATAAATGAATCTTTCTCGGACACTGGCACATTCTTGTAATTGATGTTTTGATAATCTTTATCTTTCTGTGCAGCATTAGTAAGTTTTACCATTCTACTCTCAGTCATATTTTCTTGACTTCTCCGGATTTCATTAAAAGAAGTAAAATTTTCAGGGGGAAGATAATGTTCAGAAGTTGATGAGTTTAAAGAATGTCCTGATGGATCCAAAGTAAAACCTGATTTACTAATATTATGTACAGTGGTAGGAGATGGGTTACTTGTTTGCAATGCTTGTGTTCCAAAGGGCAACCCAAAATATATCCGGTCATAATGTGAACAGTCATCATCCTCTTTGTAGCAAAACACATCCCACTTTTCATTTAGATTTTGTCTAATGCCATAAGATATTAGTCCTGTCTTGTTAAACCCGCAGTTCCAGCGACTGTTTATTCTTGGGTATGCCACTTCTGCCAATGTGATCCAGCCAGCTCGGCATTCTTCAAGCCCAGACTTCTGTGCTTGCAATAACTGATCTCTTGTTGCTAATTTTCCACCAAAATCCTGTAAACATGCACGTTGAGCCTCAGTGTATGTTAGCTGGTATCTCA
This window harbors:
- the LOC140331141 gene encoding uncharacterized protein, with the protein product MMELLLVCVLQVALLSTGFCFPLCKHYLNRRREGVFHYDRHMRYQLTYTEAQRACLQDFGGKLATRDQLLQAQKSGLEECRAGWITLAEVAYPRINSRWNCGFNKTGLISYGIRQNLNEKWDVFCYKEDDDCSHYDRIYFGLPFGTQALQTSNPSPTTVHNISKSGFTLDPSGHSLNSSTSEHYLPPENFTSFNEIRRSQENMTESRMVKLTNAAQKDKDYQNINYKNVPVSEKDSFIHNASKIISTNRSYTVSTLRPKATTNIIRAKPLELFPNLHDSVSTGINENVQVSQTFGTKQIDALPSQSLPTSAYRPEFISKVFESASTIVSEPTVMSQIEIQANITNVPKTSLTSNLTTKTDLDMTNVSVEFTSQEHTTAENGLQNSPNTPNMQSNMFSETVYEQDFLITANSQSTPLTPLSLGKQGNSKTVDKNFHNFLTSSIQPARNVKQNTDLIGVSSTKKSYMNIEIPTNLYQTADNANQVETAYKQNEAFTIQPSENPVHLSENKRNDSSSRHLTSNLINTTTNEGVAAQVSTEDVQLLATEPSTITYNQSPGTTSDTLISSTIQTYTTTGLIFNPSSQMKGTSNPESKMTVTDRHIGVCGGLLRGISGQFHSPGFPQSYEKDMNCTWVIEAPLGHNIILEFLSLVIEAHRKCEYDYVLVYDGKESDNHVLGRFCGSQHPPQVRSVSNVVTVTMRSDSSVELDGFLLRFSTIQSTTGIYLVGGKNSMEGIVEVDYQGFRGNICPKHWSNKDAQVVCRQLGFYGPAIATRIIGEDTVSWAISYVNCSGNEAVLENCNLENSGVCDTTEKAGVICQVYESCAALKNVGVKESGVYIIDPDGVDQGEKHFYVECDMKSDSLTGITIVGHDAESKERVIPCGEPGCYSRTITYKAASLAQLKMLTSLSESCEQFVKLDCRHIRFLDGPWGWWVSRDGDPVNSWGGAPTDSGRCACGENGNCDFEMTSCNCDANDDVWRTDEGEITDKLSLPIKELRFGGTDITRSMAFYRIGKLRCWGVVSEPPILESCAALKEAGITESGKYVIDPDGVDKGLPEFEVFCDMSSQSGITVIGHNSERRIPVSPCEDPGCYKREVTYSADLAQLNALTKVSQSCEQFVRLDCRHVRFIQNGWGWWDSWDGKKMNYWGGADSTIGGCACGKTGTCAFPDKLCNCDSNDNVWRTDDGFLRDKTALPIKAVHFGDTNNFPLEMAYHSIGKLRCKGRA